The Thiorhodovibrio frisius genome segment CACCGATGGCACGGTCACCAAGATTCTCGAGGCGTTTTTTTGGGAACCGGTAATGGTCGATACCCTGTATCAGGAATTCACAACAGCTGAAGCGGCCATTCCCTGGGTTGAGATCCGTCCGGGCGACCGCGCCCTGGCGCGACGGGTTCGTCTGCGCGGCGGCGATTCCGGCCTTGAGTATGCGCGTGCCGACTCGGTGGTTCGCTCCGAACGGGTTCCCGATCATTTCCGCCAACGTCTGATCGACCGCGAAATCGGCATTGGCGCCCTGATCCGCGACAGCGGACTCGAAAGCTACCGCGAGGTGATGGAGGTCGGCGTCAATCCGGGAACTGCGGATGCGGGGCAAAGCCCGCAAGGCGACAGCCTGTTCCGGACCTATCGGATTATCATCGGCAGCGAGCCGGTGATCCTGATTACCGAAACCTTTCCGCTGGCACTGTTTCGCACGCCAAACCAAGCTCAGGCGGATTGAAGCGAGATACCCAGCTCATCGACCAGAACCGCAGCGACAGCGGCAGGCGGGAGAAGACAACCAAGATCGGCCATTTGGGTAACTTTTAGCCCAGGATAGCCGCAGGGATGGATGCGCGAGAAGGGTGCCAGGTCCATCGCCACATTGAGCGCGAGGCCATGGTAACTACAACTGCGGCGCACGCGCAGACCGAGCGCCGCGATTTTCGCCGCTCCCACATAGACACCGGGGGCTCCGGCCCGGGTGGCCGCCGCAATCCCCTGAGCATCGAGCACGACAACCACTGCCTGCTCGAGCAGGTTGACCAGTTGTCGCACGCCAAGCCCGAGGCGGCGCAAGTCGAGCAGGACATAGACCACAACCTGGCCGGGTCCGTGATAGGTGACCTGGCCACCTCGATCACTTTGGATGACGGGAATGTCACCCGGATTCAGCAGGTGTTCGCGCCGGCCAGCCTGGCCCAGGGTAAAGACCGAGTCATGCTCGACCACCCAGAGTTCATCCGGAGTGTTGGCATCGCGCCCATCGGTGAAGGCAACCATTTGCGCAAGCGTGTCGGAATAGGCGCGGCGCCCAAGCTGGCGCACCACACAGCCGCCATCACAAGGCATAGACAATTGCTTCGTGCGCCGTCAACTCGCGATAAATAGCATCAAGCTGCGCTTTGCTTTGGGCCTCGAACACGACCGTTACCGACAGCCACTTGCCATTGGTGCTCGGGCGGTGACGCACCTGCTCTGGAGCAACCCCGTCAGTGTGGCGCGCGAGAATCTCGAGCACTAGGGTGGCAATATCCTGCTCAGCCAGCCCCATCGCCTTGATGGGGAACTGGGAGGGGAATTCCAGCAGGGTCTCGCCTGATTCAGGCGCGTCGCTGGCGTGCGGATCGACGCTGACAGTGCCATGTGCCTCAGTCATGGCCGCTTTGCCCAAGCTCGGCCTTGCAGGCCTGATAGGCGGCATCGAGCTGTTGCCACAGCGGACCGACCCGACCATCACCCACAGGTTCACCATCAAGCCGGGTGACCGGCACAAGCTCGCGCGTGGAGCTGCAAATCCACAGCTCATCGGCGCTGCGACAATCCTCTACCGATACTGGCTGTTCGGTGAGCGGCAGGCGCTCGCGCCCGGCCAACTCAATAATCAGATCGCGGGTAATCCCGGAGAGCAACTCGGGACCAGTGGGCGGCGTAGTCACGTAGCGATCGCGTATGACAAAAAGATTGCTGGTCGAGCCTTCCACCACGCGGCCATCGCGCACCAGCAGGGCTTCCTCTGCGCCTTGATCGGCCGCTTCCTGGCGCAGCAGCACAGCGGCGACAAGGGAGATGGACTTAATGTCGCAGCGCTGCCAGCGGGTATCCTCACACAGCACCGCAGAAACTCCCTGCTCGGCAATGCGCGGGTTGCGCGGCGCCAGGGCTTTTGTCATGACAAAGACTGTTGGGCTGGTGTTTTCCGGAAAGCGATGATCGCGTCCATCCGGGGCTCCGCGCGTCACCTGCAAATAAAGGGCCTGATTGGCCGCTTCATGGGAGCGCAGCAGGTGCGCGAAAATGCCTTCCCAATCAGCGCGCGACAGTGGATTGGCAAGGCGAATACCGGCCAGACTGCGCTCAAGCCGATCAAGGTGGGCATGCAGCCGCAGGGGTTTGCGATCATAGGCAGGAATGACCTCATACACGCCATCGCCAAACAGAAAACCCCGATCAAGCACCGGCACCCGCGCCTCGGCCAGGGGCATGAAATGACCATTGAGGTAAACCGTGCCGAGGTGAACCGCGCTCTGCTGGTCGGTCTTCATTCCCGTAATGCTCGTCACTGGAACCACAGCAAAACAATATCGGTGGCACGCCGCAGCAGCCCACCGAGCGGGATTGTCTCCAATGCCACCAGCGGCACCCGCTGAAGTTCCTCGTCGTTTAGGCTGACGACAATATCCCCAACACGCTCACCCTGCCCGATGGGCGCAGTGATGTCTGCCGCTGCCTCGAGCCGGGTGACGACATTCTCGTAGCTACCGCGCGGGATGCTGATCGACAGATCAGTTGCCGGCCCAACCGGCAACGTCTTCGTCTCTCCCTTCCATACCCGCAGATTCTCCACTGGCTTGTTGGCTGGGAAGAGTTCGATAGTTTCATAGAAGCGGAAACCGTAATTCAGCAGCGCCAGGCTGTCGCGAGCGCGCGCTTTGGTGCTCCCGGTTTTCATGACCACCGAGATCATGCGCTGCGCGTCGCGCTTTGCCGAGGCGACCAGACAGTAGCCCGCCTCCTCAGTGTGACCAGTCTTGACGCCATCGACGCTCGGGTCCTGACGCAGCAGCGTATTGCGGTTGTACTGGCGGATATCGTTGTAGGTAAACTCCTCCTGCGAGTACCAGCCGTAGTAGTCGGGGAAGTCGCGAATCATTGCCCGGGCCAGAATCGCGATATCCCGTGGCGTGCTGTAGTGCAGGGGGTCTGGTAGCCCCGGCGCGTTGGTGAAATGCGAGCCGGTCATCCCGAGGCGTGCCGCTGCCGCATTCATCATGTCCGCGAAGGCTGACTCGCTACCGGCAATGTGTTCGGCAAGAGCAACGCTGGCATCATTACCGGACTGCACGATCATGCCCTGAAGCAAGTCTTCGACACCGACGCGCTTGCCAACCTCGACGAACATCTTGGACCCGCCGGTACGCCAAGCCTTTTCGCTGATGAGCACATCGTCGGTGAGCGCCAGATGCCCGGCAGCCAATTCACCAAAGACCACATAAGCCGTCATGATTTTGGTCAGACTGGCCGGCGCGAGCCGCTCATCGGCATTGAGTTCGACCAGAACTTTGCCACTTGCGAAGTCCATCAGCACATAGCCGCCGGCTTCTAGCTGCGGTGGCTCGGGCACGACCGGGGCATCGGCGGCCACTGGAGCCACCAGCACTGCGCCCAGCAGCCCGACGATCAGGAGGCGGTCTAGCAACGCGGCCAGATGGGGGAATCTTGCCAAAGAAAACATGTTAGATAGTTACCAGCGAAGAAAGCGCGGCGCAGGACCGCCGAATAGGAAAATTGTAACCCATCGGCGGATGTCAGGTTGACTCCCGGTTGCGCTGTTGGCATCCGCCTGTCAGCGACCGATCACCATCCCTTGCGCGAGCCCCAGGCTGGCTAGGCGCTGCGAAACTGCCTCTGCCTCGGCGCGGGAGCCGAGCGGACCGACGCGCACTTTGTAGGGCGCCACCTCGGCTTCAGCACCGGGTCGGATGTTGACCGGCTCTGGAACATGGGCCAGCAACCGCTGGCGCAACTCCTCGGCATTGGCAAGCTGGTCGAAAGCACCGACCTGCAGATAGAGCTGATCGTCGGCTGCGAGAACTGGATCTTCAAACGGACCAGCAGCCCGCTGCTGATGCTCGAGCCGGGCCGGTGGCGGGGCTTTCACTAGGCCGCCGTGATCGCGCGGATCAATTGAGCGCACCTCCACTTTGGCCGTGCCGGCAGCCACGACACCGAGCTTTCTCGCCGCCGCGTAGGACAGGTCA includes the following:
- a CDS encoding chorismate--pyruvate lyase family protein: MKQFYPNARAADTSAEANPFRCQGFVRDGTIACLDGSRRAIQSLPAFLRALLVTDGTVTKILEAFFWEPVMVDTLYQEFTTAEAAIPWVEIRPGDRALARRVRLRGGDSGLEYARADSVVRSERVPDHFRQRLIDREIGIGALIRDSGLESYREVMEVGVNPGTADAGQSPQGDSLFRTYRIIIGSEPVILITETFPLALFRTPNQAQAD
- the lipB gene encoding lipoyl(octanoyl) transferase LipB: MPCDGGCVVRQLGRRAYSDTLAQMVAFTDGRDANTPDELWVVEHDSVFTLGQAGRREHLLNPGDIPVIQSDRGGQVTYHGPGQVVVYVLLDLRRLGLGVRQLVNLLEQAVVVVLDAQGIAAATRAGAPGVYVGAAKIAALGLRVRRSCSYHGLALNVAMDLAPFSRIHPCGYPGLKVTQMADLGCLLPPAAVAAVLVDELGISLQSA
- a CDS encoding YbeD family protein; amino-acid sequence: MTEAHGTVSVDPHASDAPESGETLLEFPSQFPIKAMGLAEQDIATLVLEILARHTDGVAPEQVRHRPSTNGKWLSVTVVFEAQSKAQLDAIYRELTAHEAIVYAL
- a CDS encoding D-amino acid aminotransferase, yielding MKTDQQSAVHLGTVYLNGHFMPLAEARVPVLDRGFLFGDGVYEVIPAYDRKPLRLHAHLDRLERSLAGIRLANPLSRADWEGIFAHLLRSHEAANQALYLQVTRGAPDGRDHRFPENTSPTVFVMTKALAPRNPRIAEQGVSAVLCEDTRWQRCDIKSISLVAAVLLRQEAADQGAEEALLVRDGRVVEGSTSNLFVIRDRYVTTPPTGPELLSGITRDLIIELAGRERLPLTEQPVSVEDCRSADELWICSSTRELVPVTRLDGEPVGDGRVGPLWQQLDAAYQACKAELGQSGHD
- a CDS encoding D-alanyl-D-alanine carboxypeptidase family protein, producing MFSLARFPHLAALLDRLLIVGLLGAVLVAPVAADAPVVPEPPQLEAGGYVLMDFASGKVLVELNADERLAPASLTKIMTAYVVFGELAAGHLALTDDVLISEKAWRTGGSKMFVEVGKRVGVEDLLQGMIVQSGNDASVALAEHIAGSESAFADMMNAAAARLGMTGSHFTNAPGLPDPLHYSTPRDIAILARAMIRDFPDYYGWYSQEEFTYNDIRQYNRNTLLRQDPSVDGVKTGHTEEAGYCLVASAKRDAQRMISVVMKTGSTKARARDSLALLNYGFRFYETIELFPANKPVENLRVWKGETKTLPVGPATDLSISIPRGSYENVVTRLEAAADITAPIGQGERVGDIVVSLNDEELQRVPLVALETIPLGGLLRRATDIVLLWFQ